A stretch of DNA from Dehalobacterium formicoaceticum:
TCCTCAGCGGTAAACACGCAGTAGCGCGTGAGGATGTTCAAAATCGTGTGCTTTGCGAAAAAAGTTTTTGTAAAATCCAAAAGGTCGGCGATGACTTTGTTTGTGCTGTCCGCCCAATAGGATGTGAATTCAAAACTATTGCTCGTTTTCTTTTTGCTCCTTCGGGTATCGCCGCCGGATTCTTTGATATGCTGAAAGCGGGTGGTATTGCTATAATATTTCGTATGCGTCCCGTTGCTGATGACAAATAGCTGCACATACTCAAACAGTCCGCTTGATGCCCAGAAGCTCTCGCGCTGATAGCGATTAATCTGATTGAACGCCTCGCGGATTGCCACGCCGCGCCGCTTTAATTCGATATGCACAAGGGGCAGACCGTTCACAAGAACAGTAACGTCGTAACGGTTAGCGCGGATACCGTCTGCTGTTTCGTACTGGTTCAGCACCTGCAGACGGTTATTGTGGATATTCTTTTTATCAATGAGTATGATGTTTTTTGTGGTGTTATCGTCCCGTTTGAGAATTTGCACATAGTCGTCCTGAATTTTGCGGGTCTTTTCTACGATACCTTCGTTTTTGTTGGCAATAGCATTGGCAAAGAACTGTGTCCATTCGGAATCAGTGAATATATATCCATTAAGAGTTTCAAGCTGATGGCGCAGATTTAAGACCAGCCCCGCCTCATCGGTGACGCTGATGTATTCGTAGCCTTGCTCCCCAAGCTGCTTGATAAAATCCCGCTCCAACTGTGCCTCGGACTGGTAATCCTTCCCGGTGCGGTACTCTGCGGCATATTCAGCAACGACGGTTGAGTCGTTGTCACTTGAAACGATATTATAGGTACTCATGAAACCTTCTCCCTGCCTGCCGGCAGGCAGGCTTAAACGTGATTTTTTATCCATTGGCAAATTTGGCTTTTAGCCATTTCCTCCCTGAACCTGATTTCAAGTATTTCTCTCTATCTATTGCTTCTTGTTCTGTGGAAAACTCCTCTATCAGAACAATTTTTATGGGTTTATGCTCTCTTGTATGCTTTGCCCCGTATCCCGCACAATGACGTTTGTATCTTTCTTCTATATCGCTGCAATGCCCCTTGTAGAGAGATCCATCATCGCAAAGCAATACATAAGCAATATACTTTTTCATTAAGCTACTTTCTCCTTGAAAGTCAGTAATTTATCGCGGTAGTATTCATATTGCTTTTGCCGCGCCGCGATTTCAGCAGGAAGTCCGGCGGTGATATCGGTGGTCAGGGCATCAAACTTATCGAGGATTTCGGCGATGCGGGCTTGCTCTTCGAGGGACGGGATGGGGATTTCGATATTCTCCAGTTTTCTTGGAGTTACCTCTATTACCTTTGTCCCGTGAGCTATCCTGCGTTTTTGTCCAAAAAACTCCATCGTTTGTAACCAGTAAGCTATGTATTTCGGATTCTGATTGTGCTTGACGATGGCCGTATGTCCGCCTGTTACGATGTCCTCATCACCAAGCCACGCTACGCACTTACAAACGTCCTCAATATTTTCGCTCGTCACGGCAATGATAATATCACCGTTGCTAACTTTTTTCAAACCCATAGCTAGTTGTGGAGAAACAAACGATTTCGTCTTTTTGGTGAATGTGCTGTAATAAGTGTAAATTTGCCCATAGTGGATGCACGGCACACCGCTTTCGGTAAAGTCGCATTTCTGTAAACCGTTACCTCTCGTTATCGTTGCTACCTCACCCAACATTATCCTCGGCACATTAGGCAAAGAAAGCAGAAGATCCCGATAATATTCATATTGTTTTTTTCTCGCTGTAAGCTCTGCTGTAAGCTCTGCTGTAAGCTCTGCGAAATTGTCCAGAATACGGACAATTTCGCTCTGGATTGGGAGTGGGGGGACGGGGATTTTTAAACCCTCTATAACAGAACGCGCCAATCTCGGAACGCTCGCCCTGCGAACTCTTGAAAGCAAATACTCTCGCTGACACATCAAAGCATAATACAGGAAACGACTTTGTAGATTTTCTGGGCAAACAAAGTAGAAGCAATCGTCAGCCGCCCAAAAATCCGCAGAGCTATAACCAATTTCGCCCGCCGCTCCTGCACTGATGACGAAAGCTGTATTTGCGGGGCAGTTACTTTCCCCATAATACCCTAACGGGGTCATACTGTTTTGATAAACAGGGTATTCACCATCTAATGCAAGTTGGCTTCTGATGACGCGCACACCTCTGGTTGGTGGGGCGATATCGCCCAACTTCACATACTCCACCCCATCGGGACAAAGTTCTGCCAACAATTGCTCCAACTTGCTCATTGCGGCGCCCCCTCAATCTCCGCAATAATCGCGTTTATCTCTTTCCGTAAAACATCTTCGCGGGCAACGATGCGCTCAACCTCGGCGTTCAACACTTTAATATCTATGACCTCACGGGTGTCCTCCTGTTCAACGTATGTAGAAACCGAAAGATTATAGTCCTGTTCGGCGATCACGCCATTTGGCACTACTTTGGCAGTATAGTCCACGTCGGCGCGCTCGGTATAAATCTTGACGATTTTCTCAATGTTCTCCTGAGTCAGCTTGTTGCTGTTAGTGACCTTTATAAACTCGCGGGATGCGTCGATGAAAAGCGTGGAGTTTTCGCTCTTGCTTTTTTTTAGCACCATAATGCAGGTGGCTATGGAAGTACCGTAAAACAATTTGTCCGGCAACTGAATCACGCAGTCCACAAAGTTGTTATCAATTAAATATTGGCGAATTTTCTGTTCTGCTCCGCCGCGATAGAAGATGCCGGGGAAGCAGACAATCGCTGCCGTTCCGCTGGTGGCAAGCCAGGAAAGGGAGTGCATGATAAAGGCAAGATCAGCCTTGGACTTTGGTGCAAGCACCCCGGCAGGAGAAAAGCGTGGGTCATTTATCAAAAGCGAATCAGAGTCGCCCGCCCACTTAATTGAGTAAGGCGGATTTGAAACAATCGCCTCAAATGGCTCATCATCCCAATGAAGCGGTTCAGTGAGGGTGTCGCCGTGTCCAATGTCAAATTCATCATAATCAATGTCGTGCAAAAACATATTGATACGGCAAAGGTTGTAAGTGGTAATGTTAATTTCCTGCCCGTAAAAACCGTTGCGAACGTTTTCTTTACCCAGTATTTTGGCAAACTTCAACAAAAGTGACCCGCTGCCGCAAGCAGGATCGTACACCTTATTGACATCGGTTTTACCGACTATTGTCAGGCGGGTCAGCAGCTCCGAAACCTCCTGCGGTGTATAATATTCTCCGCCGGATTTTCCGGCGTTGCCTGCATACATACCCATCAGGAATTCGTAAGCGTCGCCGAAAGCGTCAATGGTGTTTTCCCGGTAATCACCTAACTTCATATTACCCACGCCATTCAGTAGCTTGACGAGCCGCTCATTACGCTTCGCTACCGTGCCGCCCAGTTTGTTGCTGTTAACGTCGATATCGTCAAACAGCCCTTTGAAGTTATCTTCGGAAGGTGTTCCCTGCGCGGACGCTTCTATATCCTTGAATACCGCCTCCAACGTCTCGTTAAGGTGGTCTTTTGCCCATTCGTTGTCTCGTTCCGCTCTGATACGGATATTCTCAAACAACTCACTCGGTAGGACGAAAAATCCTTTTGTCGAGACCATGTCCTCGCGGGCTTGCTCGGCATCCTTGTCCGATAATTTGGCATAGTCAAAAGAGGCGTTGCCCGCCTCGCGTTCGCCTTCATTTATATAAGCCGTTATATTCTCGGAAATG
This window harbors:
- a CDS encoding GIY-YIG nuclease family protein; amino-acid sequence: MKKYIAYVLLCDDGSLYKGHCSDIEERYKRHCAGYGAKHTREHKPIKIVLIEEFSTEQEAIDREKYLKSGSGRKWLKAKFANG
- a CDS encoding restriction endonuclease subunit S; protein product: MSKLEQLLAELCPDGVEYVKLGDIAPPTRGVRVIRSQLALDGEYPVYQNSMTPLGYYGESNCPANTAFVISAGAAGEIGYSSADFWAADDCFYFVCPENLQSRFLYYALMCQREYLLSRVRRASVPRLARSVIEGLKIPVPPLPIQSEIVRILDNFAELTAELTAELTARKKQYEYYRDLLLSLPNVPRIMLGEVATITRGNGLQKCDFTESGVPCIHYGQIYTYYSTFTKKTKSFVSPQLAMGLKKVSNGDIIIAVTSENIEDVCKCVAWLGDEDIVTGGHTAIVKHNQNPKYIAYWLQTMEFFGQKRRIAHGTKVIEVTPRKLENIEIPIPSLEEQARIAEILDKFDALTTDITAGLPAEIAARQKQYEYYRDKLLTFKEKVA
- a CDS encoding type I restriction-modification system subunit M; this encodes MADHRKEQERAELHRTIWGIANDLRGSVDGWDFKQYVLGILFYRYISENITAYINEGEREAGNASFDYAKLSDKDAEQAREDMVSTKGFFVLPSELFENIRIRAERDNEWAKDHLNETLEAVFKDIEASAQGTPSEDNFKGLFDDIDVNSNKLGGTVAKRNERLVKLLNGVGNMKLGDYRENTIDAFGDAYEFLMGMYAGNAGKSGGEYYTPQEVSELLTRLTIVGKTDVNKVYDPACGSGSLLLKFAKILGKENVRNGFYGQEINITTYNLCRINMFLHDIDYDEFDIGHGDTLTEPLHWDDEPFEAIVSNPPYSIKWAGDSDSLLINDPRFSPAGVLAPKSKADLAFIMHSLSWLATSGTAAIVCFPGIFYRGGAEQKIRQYLIDNNFVDCVIQLPDKLFYGTSIATCIMVLKKSKSENSTLFIDASREFIKVTNSNKLTQENIEKIVKIYTERADVDYTAKVVPNGVIAEQDYNLSVSTYVEQEDTREVIDIKVLNAEVERIVAREDVLRKEINAIIAEIEGAPQ